A stretch of Perognathus longimembris pacificus isolate PPM17 chromosome 1, ASM2315922v1, whole genome shotgun sequence DNA encodes these proteins:
- the Cdpf1 gene encoding cysteine-rich DPF motif domain-containing protein 1: protein MASEAECPPLGMFECQLCALTAPYSYVGQKPPDAQSVVLLEESYVMRDPFAVDKGQFLVLGARCGVCGRLVCAGPECSLFYSKRFCLPCVRKHIDAFPQELRRDVEARTVAPKKPSAQP from the exons ATGGCGTCTGAGGCAGAGTGCCCCCCACTGGGCATGTTTGAGTGCCAGCTCTGTGCCTTGACGGCTCCCTACAGCTACGTGGGGCAGAAGCCCCCCGACGCCCAGTCCGTCGT CCTCCTGGAGGAGAGCTACGTCATGAGGGACCCCTTCGCCGTGGACAAGGGCCAGTTCCTGGTGCTCGGGGCACGGTGCGGGGTGTGCGGCAGGCTGGTGTGCGCGGGCCCG GAATGCAGCTTATTCTACTCCAAGAGGTTCTGCCTCCCCTGTGTCCGGAAGCACATCGACGCGTTCCCGCAGGAGCTCCGGCGAGACGTGGAGGCGCGGACGGTCGCCCCAAAGAAGCCCTCCGCTCAGCCCTGA